A stretch of the Lactuca sativa cultivar Salinas chromosome 9, Lsat_Salinas_v11, whole genome shotgun sequence genome encodes the following:
- the LOC111921695 gene encoding NADH dehydrogenase [ubiquinone] flavoprotein 2, mitochondrial — MLARLASKRLLEIRQAFRQSPQTIRSLSTALNYHIDTPENNPNVPWEFNEANKPKVNEILSHYPSNYKQSAVIPLLDLAQQQHGGWLPVSAMDAVAKVVEVAPIRVYEVATFYSMFNRAKVGKYHLLVCGTTPCMIRGSREIEDALLKHLGVKRNEVTKDGLFSVGEMECMGCCVNAPMITVADYSNGSEGYTYNYYEDITPKRVVEIVEALKRGEKPPHGTQNPERINCGPAGGNTTLLGEPKPPPCRDLDAC; from the exons ATGTTGGCTCGTCTCGCATCCAAACGGTTGCTCGAGATCCGTCAAGCTTTCCGTCAATCCCCTCAG ACAATTCGATCGTTATCTACTGCCCTTAACTAT CATATTGATACTCCCGAAAATAACCCCAACGTTCCTTGGGAATTCAATGAGGCTAACAAACCAAAG GTAAATGAGATTTTATCTCACTATCCCTCTAACTACAAGCAATCTGCAGTCATTCCACTGCTAGATCTTGCACAACAACAACATGGGGGTTGGCTTCCTGTTTCAGCAATGGATGCG GTGGCTAAGGTTGTAGAAGTTGCTCCTATCCGTGTGTATGAAGTTGCTACATTTTATTCCATGTTTAACAGAGCAAAG GTTGGCAAATACCATCTTTTGGTCTGTGGAACAACTCCTTGTATGATCCGTGGTTCACGTGAAATTGAAGATGCATTATTGAAGCACTTGGGAGTCAAACGAAATg AGGTGACAAAagatgggttgttttctgttggAGAAATGGAATGCATG GGTTGCTGTGTGAATGCTCCTATGATAACTGTGGCTGACTATTCAAATGGATCCGAAGGATATACCTATAACTACTAC GAAGATATAACACCAAAGAGAGTTGTGGAAATCGTTGAGGCGTTAAAACGAGGAGAAAAGCCACCT CATGGGACCCAGAACCCGGAGCGTATCAACTGTGGGCCCGCAGGAGGGAATACTACATTGCTGGGTGAGCCAAAGCCGCCTCCATGCCGTGACCTAGATGCCTGCtga
- the LOC111921663 gene encoding uncharacterized protein LOC111921663, translating to MDLSESGKKRKLEIQELEEICNEAYENVVLYKERTKAYHDNMISRKVFEKGQKVLLYHSRFKLIPGKLRSRWVGPFVVTNVFEHGAIEITSEKTGKIFKANGHRLKPYYEGFQVKKRRSGGSNGSKVPRLENSWGRFCEFERRFWGAF from the coding sequence ATGGATCTAAGTGAATCGGGAAAGAAAAGGAAGCTTGAAATTCAAGAGCTTGAGGAGATTTGCAATGAAGCATATGAGAATGTAGTTCTTTACAAAGAAAGAACAAAAGCATACCATGACAACATGATTTCACGCAAGGTATTTGAAAAGGGTCAAAAGGTATTACTCTACCATTCTCGTTTTAAATTGATTCCTGGTAAATTAAGGTCCCGTTGGGTGGGACCATTTGTTGTTACTAATGTTTTTGAACATGGTGCAATAGAAATCACAAGTGAGAAAACCGGGAAGATCTTTAAAGCAAATGGTCATCGTTTGAAGCCTTACTATGAAGGATTTCAAGTAAAAAAACGAAGAAGTGGAGGAAGTAACGGATCCAAAGTACCAAGATTGGAAAATAGTTGGGGTCGATTTTGTGAGTTCGAGAGGCGATTTTGGGGAGCATTTTAA